GCTCCCCGGCGACCGAAAGGCCGCCCGGGAGGGCCGAATCGGGTCGCCCCGGCGACCCTCGGTCCGGACCGGCTTTCTTGACTCTAGTCGTTATCACAATTACACTTGGAGCGAGACAGCCGGCCCTCTCGACGCCTCGGGAGACCCCTCCCGCGGCAGGCTGAGACCTTCTCACAGGGGACTCGTCGTGACCAAGAAAGAGATTGTGAAAACCATCTCCGAGGAGATTGGTCTCACGCAACTCAAGACGAAGGAGATCGTCCAAAAGACGTTCGACGCCATCGTCGAGACGCTGGTCGAAGACAAGCGGATCGAACTGCGAAACTTCGGCGTTTTCGAGGTCAAGCGGCGAGCCGCACGCAAGGCCCGCAACCCGCGGACCGGTGAGAAAGTCTTTGTGCCAGAGAAGTTTGTGGTGACGTTCAAGCCGGGCAAGGAGATGGAGGAGCGGGTCCGCGAACTTGAGCGCCAAGCCAACGAGGCCGCTCGCTTGCGGGCTTTGGAGGAGGAGGCGGCCCAACGGGCCGCAGCCGTCAACCACGCGCCGTCGCCGGCCGGGGGGCATTCAACCCTTGGCTCGGCAACAAGTTACGAACAACAACCCGGCGCCTCCGGATAGTGCTTCAGTCATCGCTCCTGCAGCGATTGCCGAAGGCGCCAGCATGGTTGTCGCAAAGCCCCTCGGGCCCTTGACGCCCTAGTCGACCTCGACCTAAGTCGTTGCTCACGTTACGCTTCGCCCGCTTTTCGCCGTGCCGCAAGGATGCGACGCACCGCCGCTCTCAAAACGCCGCCAGCGCCCTTTTGCCGCCGTACCCCGGCGGACGCCACGCAGCCACGCAACATCAAGCCATTCACGACGTTACGCCCCCGGGCCGGACGTCGAGTCGCAGCTCAAGGAGGAGCAATGCAAACCCAAAAATGGCTCTTGTCGGCAATAGCCGCCTGTATGATCGCCAGCAGCACGGGATGCTTTTTGCCGATCTACTCGGGTGATCCTACGCGGCGCGGGCAGCAACTCTTCTACCAGTCGGAGAACCTGCGGTTGCTCCTCGACGAATGGGAGCGGATCTGGTTCCTCGACATGCCGTCGCACCTGACGCCGCATAGCACCCACGGCGGCATCATCTAACCGCCGTCTGTCGAATCGCAGCCCTCGGGCGCAGGCCCGGGGGCTTTGTCGCTGGCCGACCATGGCGCTTACGCGCCCCGGAATTGCCGGCCGGCGCGGCGCCGACCTGCGGCGCCTCATTGCGGCCCCCGGCGGTCGCGCGCTACATTGGTGCTTTGACACAGGCTCGATTGCGGGTTGGCGACGACGCAACCTGTTGACCGAAAGCGGCGTTGCGTCGTCGCCAACCCGCAATGTCCGCTCTGACAAAGCACTCGCCGCTCGCCGACCTCGCGCGTCTTCCTCGCATGTTCGCCCGCCGCACGTGACCGTTCCCGCCCCGCCCGCCGTCGATCTTGCGGTCCGACTCGGTCGCTTGCAACTTCCCAATCCGATCCTCGTCGCATCGGGGACGTTCGGTTACGCCCGCGAGATGGCGCCGTTCGTCGACCTCGCCCGGCTCGGCGGGATCGTCCCCAAGACGGTCACGCGCCAGCCGCGCCCCGGTAACTCTCCCTGGCGTACGATCGAGACCCCCGCGGGGATGCTCAACAGCATCGGGCTCGACAACGACGGGGTGGACGCTTTCGCGGCAAACCACTTGCCGTACCTCGCCACGGTCGGGGCGCCGATCATCGTCAGCATCGCCGGCAAGAACGAATCCGAGTTCGTCGAAATGGCCGCGATGCTCGGCGAGCAGCCGGGAGTCGCCGCGATCGAGTTGAACATCAGTTGCCCCAACGTCTCGGGCGGGATCGATTTTGGCACGAATCCTGCGATGTGCGAGGAAGTCGTGAAGGCGTGCCGAGCGGCGACGTCCTCTCCGATCATCGCCAAGCTGACCCCGAACGTCACGAGCGTGGCCGAGATGGCCCGCGCCGCCGAAGCAGGCGGCGCCGACGCGATCGCGCTGATCAACACCGTGCAGGGGATGGCCGTCGATTGGCGCCGGCGCAAGCCGCTGCTCGGGAACGTCGTCGGCGGGCTCTCGGGACCGGCGATCAAACCGATCGCCTTGCGGTGCGTCTTTCAGGCGGCCCAGGCCGTGCGGACCCCGCTGGTGGGGATCGGCGGCATCGCCGCGATCGACGACGTGATGGAGTTCCTCGTCGCCGGGGCCTCAGCGGTTCAACTGGGGACGGTGAACTTCTACAATCCCACGGCGGCCGGCGACGTGCTCGACGCGCTGCCAGGCGCGCTGGCTGAAGCGGGGGTCGGCAGCGTTGGCGAGCTTGTCGGCGTCTTGCAGCTTTCCGCGGGACGCTGAAGCGTCCGTACCGGCCTTGGCGTCCGACTCCTGACCCTCTCCCCTCTCCCCTCTGGCCTCTCACGCATGCGCGTCCTTTCCGGCATTCAACCGACCGGCCCGTTTCATTGGGGCAATTACTTCGGCGCCATCCGGCAGTACATCGAGCTGCAGGATCTTGCCGACGAATCGTATTACTTCATTGCGAACCTGCACGCGCTCACCACGGTGCGCGACGCCAAGTTGCTGCAACAGTACACGCTCGACGGGGCGCTCGACCTGTTGGCCCTGGGGCTGAACCCGGACAAGGCGGTGCTGTTCGTCCAGTCCGACGTCCCCGAGGCGAGCGAGCTTTGCTGGCTGCTGATGACAGGCACGCCGATGGGGCTCTTGGAGCGGTGCGTCAGCTACAAGGACAAGCTTGCCAAGGGGCACAAGGCTGATGCGGGGCTGTTCACCTACCCGGTTCTGCAGGCGGCCGACATCCTGGCGTATGACGCGACCATCGTCCCCGTGGGCGAGGATCAGTTGCAGCATATCGAAGTTTGCCGCGATATCGCCGGCAGTTTTAACCACCACTTCGGCGAGACCTTCACGATGCCTAAGGGGAAGGTGCTCGATCACTCGGCCAAGGTCCCCGGGATCGACGGCGAGAAGATGTCCAAGAGCTACGGCAACACGCTCGCCGTGTTCGACGACGAGAAGAAACAGCGCAAAGCGATCATGCGGATCGTCACTGACAGCCGGCCGTTGGAGGACCCCAAGGACCCGGCGGGGGACGTGCTGTTCGATCTGTACAAGCTCGTCGCATCCGAAGCGGAACTAACCGACATGGCCGCGCTGTACGCCCGCGGCGGATTCGGTTACGGCGAGGTGAAGAAGGCGCTGGCCGACGCGGCGGAGCGATACTGGGCCCCGGCGCGGGCGCGGCGGGCCGAGCTGGCCGCGCATCCCGACGACGTTCGCGACATCCTTGCCGACGGCGCCAAGCGCGCCCGGGCCCAGGCGTCCCGAGTGCTGGCCCGCGCCCAGGCGGCGTGCGGGGTGAAAGGCTTCTGACCCGAGGCGACTGCTTTTTTTAGCCTGGCGAAGCGAGAGGAGGCCCGGCGTTCGGGCCGGGCGCTAACACCCGTCGGCTTTCCAGCCAATCCACTATTGCGTCAGGCTGAAAAGCCTGCACCCCGGAAGCGAAGCATGTCCGCACGCATTCTCGGCATCGGCACGGACATTATTGAGTGCTTGCGGATCGCGCAGATGATCGAGCGGCACGGCGATCTGTTCTTGCGCCGCGTGTTCACCGACGCCGAGGTCGAATACTGCTCGGCGAAGAAGGCGTCCACCCAACACTACGCCGGCCGCTGGGCCGCGAAGGAAGCGGTGCTCAAGGCCCTCGGGACCGGTTGGATCCGCGGGATCGGCTGGCGGGACGTCGAGGTGAGCCACCGCCCCGGAGGCGCACCGCAGGCCGAACTCCATGCCGGCGCTCGCGAAGTCGCCGAACGCCGCGGAATCGAGCAGGTCCACCTCAGCATCTCGCACTGCCGCAGTCATGCCGTGGCGTACGCGATCGCCGAAGGGAAAGACGACGAATGACGCGCCTCGCGGTCCATTTTCTCCCCCCCGAGAAATGGACGTCGTGCAGTCGTCACGTCGACTTCTTGGCCGCTGATTTTTTGGCAGTCGCTTTCTTGGCGGCCGCCTTTTTTGGCGTCGCCTTCTTCGCGGCCGCTTTTTTCTTCGGAGCGGCCTTTTTCTTACCGCCTCCTTGGGCCGCTTTTTCGGCAAGCATCGCAACTGCTTCGTCGAACGTCATCTCCTCGACGCTCATCCCCTTGCGCAGCGACGCGTTCGTTTCGCCGTCGGTGACGTAGGGGCCGTAGCGACCGTCGAGGATCTGGATCGGCTTCTCCGTGGCCGGCGAAGGTTTGTCGAACGTCCGCAACGGTTCCTTCTTCGCCGCGCCGCGCCCGCGCGTCTTCGGCTGGGCCAAGAGGTGCAGCGCCTGCTCCAGCGTCACCTCCAGCGGCGACACGTCCGCCGGCAGAGAGCGGGTTTCCTCTCCGCTTTTCACATACGGACCGAATCGTCCGTTGAACGCTTGGACCGGTTTGCCCGTCTCCGGATGATCTCCCAGCGTACGCGGCAGGGTGAGGAGCTTGAGCGCCGTCTCGAAATCGACGCTCTCGGGGGTCATCCCCTTGAGCAACGACGCGTTTTGCGGCTTCTCCTCGTCTTCCATTGTGCCCCGTTGCACATAGGGGCCGAAGCGACCGACCTTCAGGTACACCGGCTTGTGCGTCTCGGGGCAGATCCCTAGCGGCTCCTCGGCGACCTGGGCCTGATCCAATAGCCGTAGCGCCGCCTCCAGCGTCACCTCGTCGGGGGGGAGATCCTCGGGGAGACTTGCGGTGCGGTCCCCTTGTTCGACGAACGGCGAATACCGCCCCACGCGGACGAACACCTCGGGCCCGTCGGCCGGCTTGCCGATCGAGATCCGCCCGATGCGGGCCGGGTCGATCTCGTCGATCTTGTTCTCAAGCTGCTTCTTCAGCCCCGGCGCGCCGTTGCCGAAGTAGAACTGCTCGAGATACTTCACGCTCTCCTGCTCGCCGCGGCTGATCGCGTCGAGATCGTCTTCCATCTTGGCGGTGAATTGGTAGTCGACCAGCCGCGCCAAGTGCTCCTCCATCAACTGCACGACCGAGAACGCAACCCACGTGGGGACCAGCGCATTGGCCTTTTTGAACACGTAATTGCGGGCTTGAATCGTGTCGATGATCGACGCGTACGTGCTCGGCCGGCCGATGCCGCGCTCCTCGAGCGCCTTGGTCAGGGCCGCTTCGCTGAACCGGCTCGGCGACTGGGTTTGGTGATCTTTGGCGTCGAGCTGCAGACACTGGAGCGTCTCTCCCACGGCGACGCCCGGGAGAATTCGCTCCTGGTCGGCCAACTCCGCGTCCGGGTCGTCGGAGCCCTCAACGTAAGCCCGCAGGTATCCTGGAAAGTCGATCGTCTTGCCGCTCACCTGAAACGTGCAGCCCTCGCCCTCGATCGTGATCGAGATCCGCCGACCGCGGGCGTCGGACATCTGGCTGGCGATCGTGCGCTTCCAGATCATATCGAACAGCTTGAATTCGTCGGCCCCCAGCTCGCCCCGCATCACGTCGGGCTTCTCGAACGGGTGCCCTGCGGGGCGGATCGCCTCGTGGGCTTCCTGGGCGTTCTTCACCTTCGACTTGTAGAGTCGCGGCTCGGCGGGGAGATACTCCTTGCCGTAACTGTGTTCCACAAGCCCGCGGGCGTCGTCGATCGCCACCGACGCCAGATTCGTGCTGTCGGTGCGCATGTAGGTGATGTGGCCGTTTTCGTACAATGCCTGAGCCACCTGCATCGTCCGCCGGGCCGTGAATCCGAGCTTGCGGTTCGCCTCCTGCTGCAGCGTGCTGGTGGTGAACGGCGGGTACGGCTTGCTGGCGTACGGCTTCTCCTCGACCGCAGCTACGCGGAAGGCGCCGGTGCGGATCTTCGCAGCGAGGGCCTCGGCCGCGGGGCCGTCGAGCAGGGCCAGCCCTTCGTTGGCGAGCCTGCCCGTGGCGGGATTGAAATCTTTGCCCGTGGGAATCTTCTTGCCGTCCACGGTGACGAGCGTCGCTTCGAGCCGCTGGGCGTCGCTCTTGGCGAACGTCCCCGTCAAGTCCCACCACGCCGCCGATACGAATGCCATCCGCTCGCGCTCGCGCTCGACGATCAGGCGGATCGCAACGCTTTGCACCCGGCCCGCGGACAGTTTGGGACGCACCTTGCGCCACAGCAGCGGGGAGACCTCGTACCCGTACAGCCGATCGACGATGCGGCGGGTTTCCTGGGCGCGGACCAGCCCCTCGTCGATGTCGCGCGGACCCGCCAGGGCTTGTTGGATCGCGTCTTTGGTGATTTCGTGGAACACGAGCCGGTGGACCGGCACCTTCGGCTTGAGCAGCTCGAGCAGGTGCCAACTGATCGCTTCCCCTTCGCGGTCTTCGTCGGTCGCCAGATACAAGCGGTCGCTCTTGGCGAGCTCGTCTTTCAGCAGCTTGATCTGCTTCGTTTTGCCGGGCGAAACGACGTAGATCGGCTCGAACCCCTCGTTGACGTTGACGCCAAGGTTGGCCCAAGGCTCCCCTTTGTATTTGGCGGGGACCTCCTTGGCGCCGTGGGGAAGATCGCGGACATGGCCGATGCTCGCCTCGACGCGGTACCCCGACCCCAGGTACTTGCCGATCGTGCGGGCCTTGGCCGGAGATTCGACGATCACCAGCGCCTGACCTGTGCCGGAGGAGGTAGCCTTCTTCTTGCCCATCGAATCACGCCCGTGTGCCGGGTTCGCCTTGCCGCGCGGCACGACGACCTGAATAGTTGAAGAAATGCGTGCGACGTCCGGGGCCGCGTCGGCGCCCGTTGTCGCTGTCTCTATATCCTGCCGGGAATGCTTGCGCCCTGAGCGAAGCTTTGCCAGTCGGCCTCACCGGAGCAAACCGCGCCAGCGACGCACGCTGTTCGGCGCCGATCGCAGCGGATGTTCCCCGGAGAGCGGTTTTTCGGGCCGCTGACCTCAGCCTCCCGCCCCGCCTGGCGGGGTTGTCGCCATTTTCGCCCAGCAGCGCGACACTTCTCCATCGACTGCCTTGGCGGCGTTCGGTTCGCGATCCTGCTCGGCGGCGCCGACAGGGCCCCGGCGCACCGCACGACTCGACGATACTCCCGTTTGGGATTGCATTTACGTCAATCCCCCCTAGAATCACGGTCCTAATTTCCGGGCCCTCGCAGCCCCGGCGGCGCGCGTGGGCGGCCTCTCGGCCGCGGCGCTCGGAGGTCATCATTACTGCCCGCGCAGGTCTACTGTCAAGTAGCCGCATTCGCGGGTCGGCATGCTCTCAGGTCGATTCGATGTCCAGTCCGTTCGGTTATTTCCGCAAGCGTCAGAAGGCGTTTCTGGCGGTGGCGACCGTCTTTATCGTGTTTGTGTTCGTGGTCGGCAGCGCGCTGGACCCTGGTTCCGGCCGCCCGGACGATCGCGGCGACCAGAACGTCGCGACCTGGAACGGCGGCTCGCTGTCGGCCGAGAAGCTGGCGACATTGGTCCGCAATCGGCGTCTGACCAGCCAGTTCGTTCGCACCGTCGTCGGCGAGGGGATTCGCTCGGGGGGGAAAGTCGAGAACCTGGGGCTGCCGGGGCCGTTGGTCGACGCGCTGGCGGTCGATCCGCAAGCGACGACCGAGCAACTCGAATCGCTGGTCTTGTCGACCGAGATCATCGCCGGTTTGGCGGAGGGGGCGGGGATGTCCGTTTCCGACGGGGTCGTCAATCGCGTCCTCAGCGAGTTGGGGTCGCGACGCGTCCGATCGACCGACGTCGGCGCGATTATGCAGGGGCTGTTCGGCAACAACGCTCAGGCGGCCGAGGGGGTCGTCTTCAGCACGATCAAACGCGTGCTGCTGACCTACTTTTACCAGCAATCGTTCGGCGACGCGGCCGCGACGATCACCCCCGCTCAGCGGTGGGAACAGTGGTTGCGGACCAACGAGCGGATTTCGCTGCAGGCGGCCGTGCTGCCGGTCGACAGTTTTGCCTCCGAGGTCCCCGACCCGAACGACGCTCAACTGGCGGCGTTCTATGAGGAATTCAAGGAGCGCGACCCCGCGGAGCAGGTTTCCGTGGGGGGCGTCGCGATGCCCTCGCCGAGCCCTGGTTTCGCCAAGCCGCGGCGGGTCAAGCTCCACTTTCTCCGCGGCTCGGTGAGCGATCGAGCCGAGACGTTGCTCGACACGGTCACAGACCAGGAAATCGCCGACTACTACGAAGCGAACAAGCGGTACGAGTTCATTAAGTCGAGCCTCCCAGGCGCCGACGCCGAAGAGGACGAGCAAGACGAGGACGAAGAGGCTGCCGCGGACGAGTCGGAGGACTCGATGGACTCCGCCGACGAGTCCGAGTCGACCGAGGAGGAGCGGGTCGAAGTCGAGGACGACGAGGAAGACTCGCCCCCGGCCGGCCCCGAGGCTGCTGCCGCGACGGAGGAAGCGACGCCGGCGGACGGAGAGGGCGCCGCCGTGCGACGCACCAGCCCGTTCCGGCTGGCGGCGTTCCAGACCGAGGGCGCCGAGGAAGCCGACGTCGAGGATTCCGCCGTAGCCGCCGACGATAGCGCTGCTCCGGACAATAACGCCGACGCAGACGAAGTGGCTGCCACGGGCGATCCTGGCGCCGAAGAGGAGGGCGAGGAAGAAGAGCCGGAGTACGAACCGCTCGAGGCGGTCAAGGAAGACATTCGCCGCGAGATCGCCCGTCGCAAGGCGATCGACGCCGTGCAAAGCGACATGCGCAGCGCGTACGAACTGCTCCGCAATCGCTACGGCGCCTACCGCCGAGCGGTCGCCGCCGCCGAAAAGGAGAAGCAGGATCTGCCCGAGTTGCCTGACGACCTGACCGACCTCGCGTCCTTGGCCGAGAAGTACGGATTTGCGTTCGAGAAGACGGCCTCGCTGACTCAGCGACAGTTGTACAACGACACCCAGATCGGCCGAGCGATCGAGCCCGATCGGCAGGAGGAGGTCGTCGCCGAGGCCGCGTTCGGCCGGCAGCAGTCGGGCGAACCGTACTTCGCCCGCGAGCCGCTGGGGGATTGCTACGTAGCGGTCAAGGTGGAGGACGAGCCCCGCATGGTGCCGGCGTTGGCCGACATTCGCGATCGGGTCGAAGCGGCCTGGAGGCGGGTCGAAGCGGCGAAGCTCGCCGAGAAGAAGGCCCAAGAACTGGCCGCCGCCGCCAAGGCTGCGGATCGTTCCTTCGTTGAGTTCCTGGGGGACAAGGGGTACCAGATCATCGACCCCACCGAGATGTTCTCGTGGCAGAGCTTCGGGCTCGTCGCCGCGGATCAGATCGCGCCGCGGATCAGCACGGTGCCGGGGCTTGAGAACGTCGGCAACGATTTTATGAAGGCGGCGTTCGAACTGCAGGGCGAAGACGTCGGCTCGGCGATGAATGTCGACCGTTCGGCCGCCTACGTGTTTCGCGTCGCCACGCGCGAGCGGACGCTTGAGCAGCTCAAGCAAGACTTCCTCAAAGTGGGATGGAACACGCGCGACCAGCGGATCGGCGTCCCGTTGGGCCTCATGCAGCGAGCGGGGACGCTCTCGGCCCAGCGCGGACTCGACGAGCGCGTCGGGCTGGAGGTCAACCCCGAGTGGCAGCGCGAGCGGATGGAGCAGCTCGAGGGTCGCGAGTAGTCGGGACGCAGATCGCGCTCGAAATCGGAAATGCAACCCCATCGCAGACTCCGAAACGCGGCAGGCGCCCCTGCCGCGTTTCGGATTTTTGCATTCACGAGTAAGAGTTTGTTTCGATCTTCGGGCTTCCGATCCCTGGCCCGGTCCGCATCTCGTCCTAACCCCGCTGCGGCTTGAGCACCACGACCGACAGCGGCGGCAAGGTCATTTCGACCGAGTACGGCCGGCCGTGGCTCTCGCGGCGTTCGGCCATAATGCCGGGGAAGTTCCCGACGTTGCTGCCGCCGTAGTAGCTTGAGTCCGTGTTGAGGATCTCGCGGTACCAACCCCCCCCTGGCATTCCCAGCCGATAGTTCGCCCGCGGCACCGGGGTGAAGTTGCAGACCACGACGAGGAAATCCTCGGGATCGACCCCTCTGCGAACGTAAGCCAGGATGCTGTCGGCGTAGTTGTGGCAGTCGATCCATTCGAAGCCCGTGTACTCGAAGTCGACCTGGTACAACGCGGGCTCGGTGCGATAGACCCGATTCAGGTCCGCGACCAGCTTCTTCACGCCCTGGTGGGTCTCCCACTGCAGCAGGTCCCACTGCAGTTCGCTCTCGCAGTCCCACTCATGCCACTGGGCGATGTCCCCTCCCATGAACAGCAGCTTCTTGCCGGGGTGGGTCCACATATACCCGTACAGCATCCGCAGGTTCGCGAATTTCTGCCACAGGTCGCCCGGCATTTGGTCCAGCAGCGACCCTTTGCCGTGGACAACCTCGTCGTGCGAGAACGGCAGCGCGAAGTTCTCGGTAAAGGCGTAGATCAGCGAGAACGTCAGCTCGTCGTGGTGATACTGCCGGTGGATCGGTTCGTGCCGCATGTAGCGCAGCGTGTCGTTCATCCACCCCATGTTCCACTTGAGCGTAAAGCCCAGCCCGCCGAGGTAGGTCGGCCGAGAGACCCCTCCCCAGGCGGTCGACTCCTCGGCGATCGTCAGCACGCCAGGATAGCTCTGGTGGACCTGCTCGTTGAACTCCTTGAGGAGACTGATCGCCTCGAGATTCTCGCGGCCGCCGTATTGGTTGGGAATCCACTCCCCTTCGTTGCGGCTGTAGTCGAGGTACAGCATCGAGGCGACCGCGTCGACCCGCAGACCGTCGATGTGATACTTGTCGAGCCAAAACAGTGCGTTCGAGGTGAGGAAATTGCGGACCTCGTTCCGGCCGTAGTTGAACACCTTGGTCCCCCAGTCGGGGTGCTCGCCCTGGCGGGGATCGGCGTGTTCGTACAAAGCCGTGCCGTCGAAATGTGCCAGCCCGTGGCCGTCTTTCGGAAAGTGGGCCGGCACCCAGTCGATGATCACCCCCAGCCCGTGCTGGTGGCAGTGGTCGACGAAGTACATGAAATCTTCCGGCGTCCCGTAGCGACTGGTCACGGCGTAGTAGCCGACCGTCTGGTAGCCCCAACTGGGGGTGAACGGGTGCTCGCTCACCGGCAGAAGTTCCAAGTGGGTGTAACCCATCTCCAGGCAGTAGTCGACGAGCTTATGGGCGAGCTCGCGGTAGTTAAGCCAGTGATTCGGCCCCTGCGGTCCGCGCCGCCAACTGCCGAGATGCACTTCGTAAATCGACATCGGGGCGTCGAGCCCTTGGCGTTCCTGCCGCGAGGCCATCCACTGGTCGTCGTTCCACCGGTAGCCGTCGAGGTTGGCGACCAGATTGGCCGTCTTGGGGGGCACTTCGGCGGCGAAACCGTAGGGATCGCACTTCTCCTCGCAGTGCCCGCCGCGGAACTTCACCGAATACTTGTAAAGCAGTCCGGCCGACGCCTCGGGGATGAACAGCTCCCACACCCCGCTGGGGATGTGCTTGCGCATCGTATGCCGCCGACGGTCCCAGCCGTTGAAGTCGCCGACCACGCTGACGCTCTCGGCGTTGGGCGCCCAGACCGCGAAATTCACGCCGGTCACGCCGGCTGCCGTGCGCAGGTGGGCGCCAAGCTTGTCGTAACTCCTCCAATGCCGACCCTCGCCCAGAAGATGCAGGTCGTATTCGCTCAGCATGGGAGAGAAGGCGTACGGGTCGTGCATCGTCGTTTGCTCGCCGTTGGGCGCTTGGGCGCGAAGCTGGTAGGTCCGTTCGGACTCGGGATTATGGATGTCGCTCGGGCAGATCGCCTCGTAAAGGCCGGCCGGGTGGATCCGCCGCATCGGCTGCGCCACCCCGTGGGACGGGTCGACGACCCACGCCCGTTGCGTGTCGGGCAGGTAAGCCCGCACCGACAAAGCTCGCCGACCTGCGTCCTCGACGGGATGAGGCCCCAACACGGCGAACGGGTTCTCGTGATAGCCGTAAATGACCGGCGCTAGGGCCTGTAGCTCAATCTGCGAACGCACGTGCCTATCCCAGTATTTGTGGATATTGTTCTAAATCAAATCGCGACAGTTTGCCGACTTTTTTTGCCCAGACTTCCTGGTCGACCGAGCCTCTCCGGCTTGCGGCAAGCCGCTTTCCCAGCGGGAACAGGTCCTCTGCGGACCGGAAAAACTTGGCGCCTAGCCCGCGGCAAGGCTCCCGGCGCCCAGGGAATCGCCCAGGGAACACGCCGCGGCCGCGGCCCGTCGCAGCCGTCGTCCCGCTTCGCGGGTGAGCCGGCGAACGCGCCGCCGGCCCGAATCAAACCCCGACGTGCTCAGCGCCGTCGGCACGGGCGAGCATGCTTCGGCCGCGGGGGCCGGTTCACTTGGCCCGCCGAATTGCCACAACCTGCAGTCGACCTGGTGGAACTCGAGCGCCCGATCGATCCGCCGCCACAGATCGCAATCGCGCACCGGCACCCGCTTGCCGAATCGGTCCCAATGCCAGTCGTTGAGGCGCCACTCGGACAGCCCCCGACGCAGTCCTCGGCTCACGTAGCGGCTCTTGGTGACCAGAGCCACTCGAGCAGGGTGGTCGAGCGCCTCCAGCCCGCGGACGACCGCCAGCAGTTCGAGACGCTCGGGGCAGTCGATCGGCTCGACGTCGGTCGCGGCGAAGACGATGCCCGAGCCCAAATGCTCCAGCGAGAATCGCCAGCGGTTGCCGTCGATCGGGTTCGACTCGGCCTCGGCGAAGAGGAGGTACAGCGGAAGCGCACTGGTCATGACGGGCGGCTCGTGCAATACCCCGCCGTCGCGGTCTCTGGAGACCAACGACGCGAGAACGCCGCAACCTAGCCTGCTTCCGTCAGGCCGTTTGCTCGTTCCTCTCCGGACCCGCATCCGTTGCGCGCCAAGTCGAGAGCGAACTCGACCCAGGGTACGGTATCGGCGCATCTTGCCTGATCACTTCACTCTTCGCAGGCGAAAGTTTTCACTTCGTCGGCGAACCGCGCGTCAGCCGCCTTGTTGGGCGAAGCTTGCGAATGATCGCCGCAGGGCTCACGCTCTTGGCGCGACCCGCCCTGTGCAGCGATGGGTTGACCGACTCTCCGGTCGAACAGGCCGAGACCAGCCGGCGTTTCACCTGGATTTGCGACTTTGGTTGCGACAACTCCAGGGCCGCTCAGTTTTCTCGGGGCGCCATGCCCTTGTTCGCGTGGGCTGGAGGACGTGTCGGGAAAACAGGGCCGCGACGTCAGACCGTCGAGGCCATGCCGCGCTTCCGTTGGAACAACGGATCGGCCCTGGCGACAACTCGGGTTGAACCATGACCGCACGACGGACGTGCGACGTCGTCGAGCCAGCGGCGCTCGGGGCCGCCTCTCCCTGTAAGCAAAGCCGAAATATGGCAGAAGCGGAAATACCTCCTGCGGGGGAGGGATCGAATCGGATAAAGCAACTACTCCGTTCAGGGGGGGCGGGTTACGCAGCCGTCGTGGAGTCCGGAAAGTACGGCAGTATCGAGCGGA
The window above is part of the Pirellulales bacterium genome. Proteins encoded here:
- the glgB gene encoding 1,4-alpha-glucan branching protein GlgB, producing MRSQIELQALAPVIYGYHENPFAVLGPHPVEDAGRRALSVRAYLPDTQRAWVVDPSHGVAQPMRRIHPAGLYEAICPSDIHNPESERTYQLRAQAPNGEQTTMHDPYAFSPMLSEYDLHLLGEGRHWRSYDKLGAHLRTAAGVTGVNFAVWAPNAESVSVVGDFNGWDRRRHTMRKHIPSGVWELFIPEASAGLLYKYSVKFRGGHCEEKCDPYGFAAEVPPKTANLVANLDGYRWNDDQWMASRQERQGLDAPMSIYEVHLGSWRRGPQGPNHWLNYRELAHKLVDYCLEMGYTHLELLPVSEHPFTPSWGYQTVGYYAVTSRYGTPEDFMYFVDHCHQHGLGVIIDWVPAHFPKDGHGLAHFDGTALYEHADPRQGEHPDWGTKVFNYGRNEVRNFLTSNALFWLDKYHIDGLRVDAVASMLYLDYSRNEGEWIPNQYGGRENLEAISLLKEFNEQVHQSYPGVLTIAEESTAWGGVSRPTYLGGLGFTLKWNMGWMNDTLRYMRHEPIHRQYHHDELTFSLIYAFTENFALPFSHDEVVHGKGSLLDQMPGDLWQKFANLRMLYGYMWTHPGKKLLFMGGDIAQWHEWDCESELQWDLLQWETHQGVKKLVADLNRVYRTEPALYQVDFEYTGFEWIDCHNYADSILAYVRRGVDPEDFLVVVCNFTPVPRANYRLGMPGGGWYREILNTDSSYYGGSNVGNFPGIMAERRESHGRPYSVEMTLPPLSVVVLKPQRG